The DNA segment ATACTAAGTTCATTGAACATATTTATTATTCTATTTGCCATTCATGTTGTTCTTCAGTTTTCAGGaagaaaaaataattctaaatagGAAGGTATAAATACACCTTGAAAACATTTCAGCATCTAATTTAACCTAACTTCCAAGAAACCTAGCTAATATGCATTTGCATAAAGGGGTTTCACCATTTTCCCCTTTAATAGCCTAAAAGTTTTAGATGAGTTCACCTCAATCAATCCATCATACAATCAATCTATCTAATATGCAAAAACGGTCAATTACAAGTCATTATCATGAAATTTCCATACCCTAACCAAAAGAGCTACAAATCAAGAACCGATTAAGAGCATGTTTGGATTGCTTTATAGATATTTGTTTCTaagtacataaaagaaaaaaaaaatttaagccctcagaaagtcaatccaaactAATCTAAACAAACCTTGAGTAGATTATTAGAGATTTTCATCCATTTTGTGTATAGTTCTATCGATTAACAGAACAGGAAGATAAGTTCAACCAAAGAAATCACCATTCACTACATTAAATTGTGAAAAGATCAAGAATGTATAAATTACTttataaagaacaaaaaaagtaCTTCAATACCATTTTTCCAGATACAACTCTATCTTCCTCAATTTCCTAGATCAATTCCGAAAACAGAAataaaaagagaaggaagaaactTTAATGCCAACTAACATCTCAGAATTGACAATGGCTGACAAAATTTCGTCTGCAATAGGTGCAGCTGCCGTGGTGACACCATGATTTGTATTCGAAGGTTCTGCAAAAAGGAACATCTATATAAAGTTAACtaacagattttttttttttttcctgaagaAGTTAAAGTTATTAGAAGACAATTCCAACTATGTATTGGTAGATTTTAGAGCATCTCTGTGCCACATAACACTTCTGCTACTTAATTAACAGAAACTTGTACTGATGACATATTTCACAAACTAAACCACCAAAAACTCAGAGGATTAGATACATTCTTGTGTGTGGTCTAGATTCAAACAGAGCTACTTCCTCCATTTTTCTATCTCAAAGTCGGAGAAGTTCActtgattgaaaaaaaaacaaacctcTGGTTAGAAAAAAAAGCATATAAATACAGTAAATAGATGGTAAACCCCTAAACAAACAAGAACAAACTCAACTGTGTATTACTCTCAGAAAAAATCATCTCTGAGCATTTGATTTATGCATTTTCATAATTTCACTATTTGGTAAATAAAAAGAAGGGTTAAGCAAAACAACCCAGAAAACAGAGGTAAATTCAAATtaccaaaagaaaaaatgtttaaagAACTGCCGGAGCTTCCCTATACCtatcctattttctttttttgagatTGGGCAGTCTGTACAAAGGAGAGGGACGTAGTCACAGGGCCCTTTCCATATATAATCGTAACTTCAGAAAATTGATACGGCAGACAACATAACATAGAACATAGTTGCAGATTAAGCACTTCAGCACAAGCATTCTCTAGCAATTCTAGAACAGGGATAATAAAGAGTCTCGCACTGAAGCTAGGGTCTCCCCGGAGTAATGATCTGGTAGTGTATATGATATAAGTAACCAATTGAAACCATCCTCCTCAGGGGTGTGGTAAAGCAACATATTCCCTTTGCTTTGATCCCAAAATCACCTAAATCCGTTCACAATTGGTCAGAAACTAAACACCAGAGCTTCTGGGGTAAGATATATTATTGGGTGAAGTTTAGATTTGATCAGGCTATTTACTCCAAGTTTCTACCTTGTAGTCAGAGAAGTTTACtcgaaagaaaaagataaagccTTTAAATATGGTGTATCAACAATGACCAAAAAGATGTGTATACAAGGTATATCTTTAAGACTTGATGACCATAAACAAACACAATAGCTTAATGCTTTCAGAACAGTTTCACAAACTTATCTGTAAACAATTTATCACAGGGAAGAGGAGACAAACCAATTGGGTATTTTATCACGCCAAAGCAAGGCCTACCCTGGGTTCTAAACTGATAACGTATATGAAACTAAGCTATAAAACTAACCAAATGAAACCATCCTCCTGAGGGATGGAAGGGAAGCAACATAttccaaaattcaaataaattccAAATTGAGAATCAACTGTCCTTCCATCCTCATAGCGATTAGAAAATACGGAAGTAGGAACAAGGTAGCCTAAAAGGAACCACCGAAAGCATgtataaaaagggaaaaaaatgattGCAACGAACATTCCGGCGATAATAAACAAATTCGAAGTTTCGATCGGTTAATAACCTGAATTGTTAAGCGACGACAATAGGCTGTTGTTTAGAGGGCTCAAGTCCTTTGTTATTCTTCTGATTAGAGTCTCCGAGAAAATCTTCCATGTTGTAGATGACTGTGATGTAAAGAGAGCAGCTAGGGCACCGAGCAATCTCTTCGCCGAGCTTAAGATCCTCCTTAGTGATCTGGAACAAGTCGCCGCAGGGGCATGGGTACGTGAAGGCCTGCAGTTCCTCGTTCCACTCCATGTCTTCAATCTCCACGTCGTCGTACGACATCGTTTCTCCGGTGGATTCGGCCGATTCTGCGGCGACGGCGAGTCTGCAACCGCCGAGTTCGGAGGTAACGAAGAAGATTGAGGAAGGACGAGGGCTTTGGGTTTCTTTGGAGGACTCCGAATTCCTAAAAACCGCGTCCAATTTacgctttatttatttatttagttatttcCGTTTTGACTTAATTCCACCGCTCCCCCAAATATTATGGTAAAAATAATGCGATTTCACCGACTTTCTGAGCTATGGTGTGATTTAGAATTcgacaaataattttgaattctttCTTTCATTTAGAATGAGAAAAATTTGAATAACTCACTTCTAAATCATATGAAATCGAGTGAAAATTTGACCATTTTGTTTAAAAGAGGATTTGCAACCATTTTATTGCTTTAACAAACACATTTGAAATTCtatatgatttaaaatttctcaaaatctttatttttaaacttctaattttattatttcactttaaataaatattaaattagtgtttatttcttgttattttttccaaaaactTTTTGATATCTTATTAGCATTTTTACTATTAATTCTGAAAAGATATTCATATatgctattttgaaaattattattattatttagtcaatttagataaaaattaattttggcagaCTAAGTAtaagttttattgaaaatatagagactTACTGAACATATCTTAAAGTACAGGGACCAAATGATATTGTAATCTAACTTTTAGTTAACCATAGCCTGtgttaataaatattttatttttgggaaaaataccTTTATGGTCCCTAGGTTTTGGATCTATTGTCTATTTAGttcataggtttcaaaatattatacatttagttcttaagttttgagtttgattttaatttagtctccaggtttcaaaatgctacaattttacccttacatttgaattttgtttcaatttggtctctatGTCTTGAagtttacacttttaacctcaaaTTTTCACTAAACACTCACTTTTCgtcttttaaagttaatttatattaataaattaaaattgttaaacgaattaaaattaattaagttttactatttttatcacttttaaaattaaatttaaaatttcacttctaattattttttaattaattagaaattgaCGTCAATAATTGAAAGTAAatatttaatgaacaattgaggttaaaaatgtaaaatcttgaaatccgtggaccaaattgaaacaaaattcaaaactcaaggg comes from the Benincasa hispida cultivar B227 chromosome 5, ASM972705v1, whole genome shotgun sequence genome and includes:
- the LOC120077496 gene encoding diphthamide biosynthesis protein 3-like: MSYDDVEIEDMEWNEELQAFTYPCPCGDLFQITKEDLKLGEEIARCPSCSLYITVIYNMEDFLGDSNQKNNKGLEPSKQQPIVVA